From the genome of Scytonema hofmannii PCC 7110, one region includes:
- a CDS encoding DUF433 domain-containing protein: MPVNWREYIVSTPDILRGKPRIKSTRIPVSSFRLLLPNLDKSSKYIGNALLLCRPFSFETHVGGFCLYRREFHSPRLYKHPLRDFQIKVSQNFLWCGHLARH, translated from the coding sequence GTGCCAGTAAATTGGAGAGAGTATATTGTTAGTACTCCGGATATACTTAGAGGCAAGCCAAGAATCAAAAGTACCAGAATTCCGGTTAGTTCATTTAGATTGCTGCTTCCTAACTTAGATAAAAGTTCAAAGTATATAGGAAACGCTCTTTTACTTTGTCGCCCCTTCAGTTTTGAAACCCACGTAGGTGGGTTTTGCCTGTATAGACGCGAATTCCATTCGCCAAGACTTTACAAACATCCTCTAAGGGACTTCCAAATAAAAGTATCCCAAAATTTCTTGTGGTGCGGGCATCTTGCCCGCCACTAA
- a CDS encoding glycosyltransferase family 4 protein, whose protein sequence is MKIAQVAPLWERVPPSTYGGIELVVSRLTDELVRRGHDVTLFASGDSQTLAELDAICPRALRLDPDIKEGMMYEMLEASHVYQQAAEFDIIHSHVGIWTLPLASMVSTPTVHTLHGIFTRDGSKVYTLHRTQPYISISNAQRQLDLNYASTVYNGIDLGDYQFVSQPAQPPYLAFLGRFSPEKGPSHAIAIAKKTGWRLKMAGKVDVVDKEFFEKEIAPQIDGKQIEYLGEVDHAAKVELLGNASITLFPITWREPFGLVMIESMAAGTPVIGIDMGSVSEVIAHGKTGFVCQSYEEMATMIPAALELNRQICREHVEKNFTVTQMVDGYVAVYEKILSDRNERNGRIPTLRTSLTSIA, encoded by the coding sequence ATGAAAATCGCTCAAGTAGCCCCTTTGTGGGAACGGGTTCCACCTTCAACTTATGGAGGAATTGAACTCGTGGTGAGTCGTCTGACCGATGAACTCGTGCGTCGGGGTCACGATGTGACTTTATTTGCCTCAGGCGATTCGCAAACACTGGCTGAGTTAGACGCAATTTGTCCTCGTGCATTGCGCTTGGACCCGGACATCAAAGAAGGTATGATGTACGAGATGCTCGAAGCTAGCCACGTTTACCAACAAGCGGCAGAATTCGACATCATCCATTCCCATGTAGGAATTTGGACTTTGCCTTTGGCAAGCATGGTGTCAACCCCCACAGTACATACCTTGCATGGCATATTTACCCGTGACGGCAGCAAAGTATATACCCTTCACAGAACGCAACCATACATCAGTATTAGCAACGCCCAGCGCCAATTAGACCTAAATTATGCAAGCACCGTATACAACGGGATCGATTTAGGTGACTACCAATTTGTATCTCAACCAGCACAGCCGCCCTATCTTGCCTTTTTAGGACGCTTTTCTCCAGAAAAAGGACCTTCTCATGCGATCGCCATAGCCAAGAAAACTGGTTGGCGCTTAAAAATGGCAGGAAAGGTCGATGTCGTAGATAAAGAGTTTTTCGAGAAAGAGATTGCCCCGCAGATTGATGGTAAGCAGATTGAATATCTGGGTGAAGTAGACCATGCTGCGAAAGTAGAGCTTTTGGGCAATGCATCTATTACCCTCTTTCCTATCACTTGGCGAGAACCCTTTGGTTTAGTGATGATTGAATCAATGGCGGCTGGTACACCAGTGATTGGGATCGATATGGGTTCCGTATCAGAAGTCATTGCTCATGGCAAAACAGGTTTTGTTTGCCAAAGCTATGAAGAAATGGCGACAATGATTCCAGCAGCTTTAGAATTAAATCGTCAGATATGCCGAGAACACGTGGAAAAAAACTTCACCGTGACTCAAATGGTAGACGGTTATGTAGCGGTCTATGAAAAAATCCTCAGCGATCGCAATGAGAGAAACGGACGAATTCCAACTCTTAGAACTTCGCTAACATCAATTGCTTGA
- a CDS encoding WD40 repeat domain-containing protein has translation MTVDVRKFFQATDPGKTLVVANPEDRKYYIDFSSVRGGKIIEELKDNITFFSPDDPTCVLFTGQFQRHQGDVNSISFHVNGQYLATGSGDSTAKLWNLQGKKLGEFKGHKDRVRGISFSPDGRYLATSSFDGTAKLWDLQGHQLVEFKGHQNRVNSVSFSPNGQYLATASFDGTARVWNLQGKQLVELEDRGILWSVSFSPNGQHLATASDNGIIRLWNLQGRQLKEFQGHQRRVSCISFSPDGQRLATASSDGNARLWDLQGNQLAEFKGHQGWVSSVCFSPNGQSLATASGDGTARIWDLHGNQLAEFKGHQRRVSCVSFSPDGQYLATASDDGTAKLWRIENLDRLLARGCDWLHDYLTTNQNVKGIKQKFFVHQNNNE, from the coding sequence ATGACGGTAGATGTACGAAAATTTTTTCAGGCAACTGACCCTGGAAAAACCCTAGTCGTAGCAAATCCTGAAGACAGGAAGTATTACATTGATTTTTCCTCAGTACGAGGCGGTAAAATTATAGAAGAACTAAAAGATAACATTACATTTTTCTCACCCGATGACCCTACCTGTGTCTTATTTACCGGGCAATTTCAAAGGCATCAGGGGGATGTTAACAGCATCAGTTTTCATGTTAATGGACAGTATCTTGCCACAGGTTCGGGCGATAGTACGGCTAAACTGTGGAATTTGCAGGGCAAGAAGCTAGGGGAATTTAAGGGACACAAGGATCGGGTTAGAGGTATCAGTTTTAGTCCGGATGGACGATACCTCGCCACTAGCTCATTTGACGGTACTGCCAAATTATGGGACTTGCAAGGACACCAACTTGTGGAATTCAAAGGACATCAGAACCGAGTCAATAGCGTGAGTTTTAGCCCAAATGGGCAGTACTTAGCGACTGCCTCTTTTGATGGCACCGCTAGAGTGTGGAATTTGCAGGGCAAGCAACTAGTGGAATTAGAAGATCGAGGTATACTTTGGAGCGTAAGTTTTAGCCCGAATGGGCAGCACTTAGCAACTGCCTCAGACAACGGCATCATTAGACTGTGGAATCTACAGGGCAGGCAACTGAAAGAATTTCAGGGGCATCAGCGTCGTGTCAGCTGTATTAGCTTCAGCCCCGATGGGCAGCGACTAGCCACTGCTTCAAGCGATGGCAATGCCAGACTGTGGGATTTGCAGGGTAACCAATTGGCAGAATTTAAGGGACATCAAGGTTGGGTCAGCAGCGTTTGCTTCAGCCCGAATGGGCAGTCCCTTGCTACTGCTTCAGGAGATGGTACCGCCCGAATATGGGACTTACATGGCAACCAACTTGCGGAATTTAAAGGACATCAGCGCCGAGTAAGTTGCGTGAGTTTTAGCCCTGATGGGCAGTATCTTGCTACTGCCTCGGATGATGGTACTGCTAAGTTGTGGCGAATAGAAAATTTAGATCGATTACTAGCAAGAGGTTGTGATTGGTTGCATGACTATTTGACTACTAACCAAAATGTCAAAGGTATAAAACAAAAATTCTTTGTACACCAAAACAATAACGAGTAA
- a CDS encoding HAD family hydrolase, translated as MANSPIILALDFDGVICDGLIEYFEVSWHTYCQVWLPNDQTPPDNLAILFYRLRPVIETGWEMPVLVKALVQGIAEENILQDWNAIAQQILQADNFKPAEIGSKLDKYRDKWIADDLNGWLSRHRFYPGIVEKLEATTSSSTKLYVVTTKEGRFAQQLLAQQGIELPKEVIFGKEMKRPKYEILRELIQAEKIAPESLWFVEDRLKTLQLVKQQPDLEEVKLFFADWGYNTGVEKVSAKNDSRIHLLSLSQFAQDFSDWLVVNG; from the coding sequence ATGGCAAATAGTCCGATAATTCTAGCTTTAGACTTCGATGGTGTCATTTGCGACGGACTGATTGAGTACTTTGAGGTATCTTGGCATACCTATTGTCAAGTTTGGTTACCCAATGACCAGACGCCCCCTGATAATTTAGCTATCCTTTTCTATCGACTGAGACCCGTGATTGAAACGGGTTGGGAAATGCCTGTACTAGTCAAAGCGCTCGTTCAAGGAATCGCCGAAGAAAACATTCTTCAGGATTGGAATGCGATCGCACAACAAATTTTACAAGCAGATAATTTCAAACCAGCAGAAATTGGTAGTAAACTAGACAAATATCGAGATAAGTGGATTGCTGACGATTTAAACGGTTGGTTAAGTCGGCACAGATTTTATCCAGGTATCGTTGAAAAACTCGAAGCGACGACCTCAAGTTCAACTAAGTTATATGTCGTTACTACGAAAGAAGGTCGCTTCGCACAACAACTTCTAGCACAGCAAGGGATTGAACTACCAAAAGAGGTGATTTTTGGTAAAGAAATGAAGCGTCCTAAGTATGAGATTTTGCGAGAATTAATTCAAGCGGAAAAGATTGCGCCAGAAAGTTTGTGGTTTGTAGAAGATCGATTGAAAACTTTACAATTAGTGAAACAGCAACCGGATTTGGAGGAAGTTAAACTCTTTTTTGCAGACTGGGGCTACAATACCGGAGTAGAAAAGGTGTCTGCTAAAAACGATTCTCGAATTCATTTACTGTCACTCTCTCAGTTTGCTCAAGATTTTTCTGATTGGTTAGTGGTTAATGGTTAG
- a CDS encoding DNA double-strand break repair nuclease NurA, translated as MLDLTKLTVQMQGLSQHLTQEAAANRYRLELAQKHLHDALASQFELVQKQEKWRDRILFANATPVEPLNTCVEIQTPPKIHTVIATDGSQIAPSHHEIAYCYLLNIGRVVLHYGQNRHPLLDSLPEIFYRPEDLYASRQWGIRTEEWMSFRRTASETTVLAELACSTMGGHRYKETEEVPTLAMVDGSLIYWFLEQLPLDARNQILPPILEAWQKLRDAKIPLMGYLSAGRNVEGINFLRLLACPHPVPDCASFCPNQLEKVPCKIFEPLRDTALWSTQLKPGQRGPLWRSNARILDLYEDQQIYFCYVHVGTEIARIEVPSWVAKDTNMFDRALGLMLGQVQKGYGYPVAIAEAHNQAVVKGGDKTRFFSLLERQMIRAGLKNVGTSYKEARKRGSIA; from the coding sequence ATGCTAGATCTCACCAAACTCACAGTACAAATGCAAGGTTTGAGTCAGCACTTGACTCAAGAAGCGGCTGCTAATCGCTATCGTTTAGAACTGGCTCAAAAACATCTTCACGATGCACTCGCCTCCCAGTTCGAGTTAGTACAGAAACAAGAAAAGTGGCGCGATCGCATTTTGTTTGCCAATGCAACCCCAGTAGAACCACTGAATACCTGCGTTGAGATTCAAACTCCTCCTAAAATTCATACGGTTATTGCCACTGATGGTTCCCAAATAGCTCCCAGCCATCATGAAATAGCGTATTGCTATCTCCTCAATATTGGTAGAGTTGTTTTGCACTACGGACAAAACCGTCACCCACTTTTAGATAGCTTACCTGAGATATTCTATCGACCGGAGGATTTATACGCTTCCCGTCAATGGGGTATTCGTACTGAAGAGTGGATGAGTTTCCGGCGGACAGCTAGCGAAACAACTGTATTAGCAGAACTGGCTTGCAGTACTATGGGGGGACACCGATACAAGGAAACAGAAGAAGTCCCAACACTGGCGATGGTGGATGGGTCGTTAATTTACTGGTTTTTGGAACAGTTGCCTTTGGATGCACGCAATCAAATCTTACCTCCCATCTTGGAAGCTTGGCAAAAATTGCGTGATGCTAAAATTCCCTTGATGGGTTATCTCAGCGCCGGACGCAACGTTGAAGGGATAAACTTTTTACGTCTTTTAGCTTGTCCCCACCCAGTACCCGACTGTGCAAGTTTTTGCCCCAATCAACTGGAGAAAGTTCCATGTAAAATCTTTGAACCCCTACGAGACACTGCTCTTTGGTCAACTCAACTTAAACCCGGACAGCGAGGTCCTTTATGGCGCAGCAATGCTCGTATTCTTGACTTGTATGAAGACCAACAGATTTACTTTTGTTATGTCCATGTAGGTACTGAAATTGCTCGGATAGAAGTACCATCATGGGTGGCTAAAGACACAAATATGTTCGATCGCGCCTTAGGGCTAATGCTCGGACAAGTACAGAAAGGGTATGGTTATCCTGTGGCTATAGCTGAAGCGCACAATCAAGCTGTGGTGAAAGGTGGGGATAAAACAAGATTCTTTTCCCTGCTTGAACGACAAATGATCAGGGCGGGGTTAAAAAATGTAGGAACTTCTTACAAGGAAGCAAGAAAGCGGGGGAGCATAGCATAA
- a CDS encoding Uma2 family endonuclease, with protein sequence MAHEKRYYTRDEYLAIDQTTGYKSEYLDGEIVPMMGITTEHNQITGNIYAYLKFGLKGKNYRVYFSNVRLWIPRYNQYTYPDVMVIDGEPFYEGTDNTTITNPLLIVQVSSRSTTNHTDSDRFRFYRSIPEFREYVSIDQNSCYAEQYAKNSKGNWILTEYDTVNSLLTFDSIDFQLSFIDIYELVNLPNMTLSEGARIDYGF encoded by the coding sequence ATGGCACACGAAAAACGCTATTATACCCGTGATGAGTATCTAGCCATCGACCAAACAACGGGCTACAAGAGTGAGTATCTAGATGGAGAAATCGTGCCGATGATGGGAATTACAACTGAACACAATCAGATTACGGGTAATATTTATGCCTACCTAAAATTTGGTCTTAAAGGAAAAAATTATCGCGTGTATTTCAGTAATGTGCGTCTATGGATACCGCGTTACAATCAATACACGTATCCAGATGTTATGGTTATTGATGGAGAACCATTTTATGAGGGTACGGATAACACAACAATAACCAATCCCTTATTAATTGTTCAAGTTTCATCAAGGTCAACAACCAATCATACTGACTCAGATAGATTTCGCTTTTATCGGTCAATTCCTGAATTTCGGGAATATGTCTCAATTGACCAAAATAGTTGTTATGCAGAACAATATGCTAAAAACTCAAAAGGAAATTGGATACTGACTGAGTACGACACTGTTAATTCTTTATTAACGTTTGATTCTATTGACTTTCAACTTTCTTTTATTGATATTTACGAGCTGGTAAATCTTCCTAATATGACTTTAAGTGAAGGTGCAAGGATTGATTATGGCTTTTAA
- a CDS encoding PAS domain S-box protein, protein MKKTSMSDERETEKNYSQFFSHSNDLLCIASFNGYFKCLNPVWTKIFGWSEQEFKNKPFIDFAHPEDRNVCIAAYAKLVSGEEVFGLESRFLGQDGSYKWLSWNASVSGDEQLVYAVARDITARKESEISQKQYIKELEALKFALNIHSLVAITDKQGKITYANEKFCEISQYSQTELIGQDHRIVNSGYHSKDFFENLWRTISQGNIWKGEIKNKAKDGTYYWVDTLIVPFLDKMAKPYQYVAIRTDITQRKLSELALLERSRLSLLSAEISLALSQSGSVPEILQSCTKTLSQYLDIAFVCIWTFENQTHQIQLQAGIHCTDRTCQTLTNNQDFPNHAVLANSIIGLMTKNNQALFNEEVTIKNEEEFLEPFFSNFLLAAYPLIIEQQSIGIIALFSKELFTNSTHNLLNWIANNIAVAIDRIWAREELLSRREALLLGLASQIRNSLELDTILATAVCEIRCLLQIDRCYFLRYLPNLPQPTLTITHEARNPNLPSMLGDIPMEKVTFLVNILLERELLCIDATNSTCLLDSVPQEFFSKFGITAQLLLPVKNNSSEFGAIVCSHSCEKHTWSHSEISLLQAVTDQLAIAIDHAQLYTESRAATLAAQTHAEKLSETLHKLQETQSQLIQHEKMSSLGQLVAGVAHEINNPVNFIHGNITHASEYIQDLLEVLKLYNQHYPYPDPEIRSFCEEIEIDFIADDLGKLLSSMKMGTNRIREIVLSLRNFSRLDEAEKKPVDIHEGLENTLLILQHRLKSSKCNISVVKEYGHLPLVDCYPGQLNQVFMNILTNAIDALDEGIEHGVSGIGSDFYTHCPTIHISTAVGSNNFALIQIADNGFGMTEDVRKRLFDPFFTTKPVGKGTGLGLSISYQIIVEKHGGSLKCRSESGKGTEFLIQIPICSN, encoded by the coding sequence ATGAAAAAAACTAGTATGAGTGATGAGAGAGAAACAGAGAAGAACTACTCGCAATTCTTCTCCCACTCTAATGATTTACTATGCATTGCTAGTTTTAATGGCTATTTCAAGTGTTTAAATCCAGTATGGACAAAGATTTTTGGTTGGTCAGAACAGGAATTCAAAAACAAACCATTTATTGATTTTGCTCATCCAGAAGACCGTAATGTTTGTATTGCTGCTTATGCAAAACTTGTCTCAGGTGAGGAAGTTTTTGGTTTAGAAAGTCGTTTTCTTGGTCAGGATGGGTCTTACAAATGGTTGTCATGGAATGCGAGTGTATCTGGTGATGAACAATTGGTTTATGCAGTTGCTCGGGATATCACTGCTCGGAAAGAAAGCGAAATATCACAAAAACAGTATATCAAGGAGTTAGAAGCTTTAAAGTTTGCTTTAAATATTCACTCGCTAGTGGCTATCACTGATAAACAAGGTAAAATTACTTATGCTAATGAAAAGTTTTGTGAGATTTCACAATATTCACAAACAGAATTAATAGGACAAGACCATCGTATTGTCAATTCTGGCTATCACTCTAAAGACTTTTTTGAAAATTTGTGGAGAACGATTTCTCAGGGAAATATTTGGAAAGGAGAAATTAAAAATAAAGCTAAAGATGGAACTTATTACTGGGTAGACACTCTGATTGTTCCATTTTTAGATAAAATGGCAAAACCCTATCAGTATGTGGCAATTCGTACAGATATTACACAGCGTAAACTGTCAGAACTGGCTTTGTTAGAGCGATCGCGTTTATCATTGCTAAGTGCGGAAATCAGCTTAGCCCTATCACAAAGCGGTTCCGTTCCTGAAATCCTTCAAAGCTGTACAAAAACTTTGTCTCAGTATTTAGACATTGCTTTTGTTTGTATATGGACTTTTGAGAACCAAACACACCAAATCCAATTACAAGCTGGTATTCACTGTACGGATAGGACTTGCCAAACTTTAACTAACAATCAAGATTTTCCCAATCATGCAGTTTTAGCAAACAGCATCATTGGTTTAATGACCAAAAATAATCAAGCTCTTTTTAATGAAGAAGTTACGATTAAAAACGAAGAAGAGTTTCTAGAACCTTTTTTCTCAAATTTTCTTTTAGCTGCCTATCCTTTAATTATCGAGCAGCAATCTATCGGAATTATAGCTTTGTTTAGCAAAGAGCTATTTACCAATTCAACTCATAATTTATTAAATTGGATTGCTAACAATATTGCAGTAGCAATCGATCGCATATGGGCGAGAGAAGAACTTCTCAGCCGTCGGGAAGCTTTATTACTAGGTCTTGCCAGTCAAATTCGTAATTCTTTAGAACTTGATACAATTCTGGCAACAGCTGTCTGTGAAATCCGCTGCTTATTGCAAATTGACCGTTGCTATTTTCTCCGATATTTGCCAAACTTGCCTCAGCCAACATTAACTATTACCCATGAAGCACGAAACCCCAATTTACCAAGTATGTTGGGTGATATTCCAATGGAAAAAGTCACTTTTTTAGTCAACATATTGCTAGAGCGGGAATTACTTTGTATTGATGCTACCAATAGCACGTGCTTGTTAGATAGCGTTCCGCAAGAGTTTTTCTCTAAATTTGGCATAACGGCTCAACTGTTACTACCAGTCAAGAATAATTCGAGTGAATTTGGAGCCATTGTTTGCAGTCATAGCTGTGAGAAACATACTTGGAGTCATAGCGAAATTAGTCTGCTACAAGCTGTGACAGATCAATTAGCAATTGCGATCGATCATGCCCAACTTTACACAGAAAGTCGCGCCGCTACTTTAGCAGCGCAAACTCATGCAGAAAAACTTTCAGAAACTTTGCACAAGTTACAGGAAACTCAATCTCAACTCATTCAACATGAAAAAATGTCTAGCTTGGGACAACTTGTAGCAGGGGTTGCTCATGAAATTAATAATCCAGTTAACTTTATTCACGGCAATATTACCCATGCAAGCGAGTATATACAAGATTTGCTAGAGGTATTAAAGCTTTATAACCAACATTATCCTTATCCCGATCCGGAGATTCGGTCTTTTTGTGAAGAAATCGAAATAGATTTTATTGCTGATGACTTGGGCAAACTGCTATCTTCTATGAAAATGGGAACTAATCGTATCCGCGAGATTGTTCTGAGTTTGAGAAATTTTTCCCGCCTTGATGAAGCCGAAAAAAAGCCAGTCGATATTCACGAAGGGTTAGAGAATACACTGTTGATTTTACAACATCGATTGAAATCTAGTAAGTGTAATATCTCTGTTGTTAAAGAATACGGTCATTTGCCTTTAGTTGATTGCTACCCAGGTCAATTGAATCAGGTTTTTATGAATATTTTGACTAATGCGATCGATGCTTTGGACGAAGGAATAGAGCATGGGGTATCGGGCATTGGGAGTGATTTCTATACCCATTGCCCTACAATTCACATTAGCACCGCAGTTGGGAGTAACAATTTTGCCCTCATTCAGATTGCGGATAACGGGTTTGGGATGACAGAAGATGTCAGAAAACGATTGTTTGACCCATTTTTTACAACCAAACCTGTGGGAAAGGGAACAGGACTTGGGTTATCAATCAGTTACCAAATTATTGTAGAAAAGCATGGCGGAAGTTTGAAATGCAGATCAGAATCTGGTAAAGGTACAGAGTTTTTGATTCAGATTCCTATTTGCTCGAATTAG
- a CDS encoding FHA domain-containing protein: MQNLSTSQTTGLGFELFHVQTNTSFELLPNLAVIRIGKQNEQIAPDINVTFLPDADVVSRLHLEIQVEENTYYITDVGSSNGTFLNGAKLEPRKRYPLQVGDKINLGQEEKVTFIFQYKQNLVVPSNAPISKPTVLQPEIVYNNTQPTQVDRNSKLVGAGLMLISILLFTANTQIGIFMRIPSVLLLIAGAVLVLWRRDYRTIGWVLIGLGVAFMIFTGNLFASFNLLAILFASALFAAGYQLFKTGKVLNYSLQSLKGLVKR; this comes from the coding sequence ATGCAAAATTTAAGCACATCGCAAACAACAGGGCTAGGTTTTGAGCTTTTTCATGTTCAAACGAATACATCTTTTGAGTTGCTCCCAAATCTTGCTGTGATTCGTATTGGCAAACAAAATGAGCAAATTGCACCAGATATTAATGTCACATTCTTACCAGATGCCGATGTTGTTTCTCGGTTACACTTAGAAATTCAAGTAGAAGAAAACACTTATTATATTACTGATGTCGGTAGTTCTAACGGCACTTTTCTGAATGGGGCGAAGTTAGAACCAAGAAAGCGTTACCCCCTTCAAGTTGGAGACAAAATCAACCTCGGTCAAGAAGAAAAAGTAACATTTATATTTCAGTATAAACAAAATCTGGTTGTTCCCTCTAATGCCCCAATCAGTAAACCTACAGTGCTTCAACCCGAAATAGTATATAACAATACCCAACCAACTCAAGTGGATCGTAACAGCAAGCTTGTAGGCGCGGGTCTGATGCTCATCAGTATTTTGTTATTTACAGCTAACACGCAAATTGGTATTTTTATGCGTATCCCATCCGTTTTGCTGTTAATAGCAGGGGCTGTGCTTGTGTTATGGCGTCGTGATTACCGCACCATAGGATGGGTTTTGATAGGGCTGGGAGTTGCATTCATGATTTTCACAGGGAATTTATTTGCATCGTTCAATCTTTTGGCTATCCTTTTTGCCTCTGCTTTGTTTGCAGCAGGGTATCAGTTATTTAAGACTGGTAAAGTTTTGAATTATAGTTTGCAATCTCTCAAGGGATTAGTAAAGCGATAA
- a CDS encoding DUF4351 domain-containing protein, translating into MLDKEGIMEIVTSWERRASLQATRSLIIRQLNRRVGQLSDTITSQIENLPIQQLEALGEALFDFTNLADLEIWLEVNH; encoded by the coding sequence ATGCTGGACAAAGAGGGAATTATGGAAATTGTTACGAGTTGGGAAAGACGGGCAAGTCTACAGGCAACGCGATCGCTTATTATTCGTCAGTTAAATCGACGAGTGGGACAACTGTCAGATACAATAACTTCACAAATTGAAAATCTACCCATACAGCAATTAGAAGCGTTGGGAGAAGCACTATTCGATTTTACAAATCTAGCAGACCTTGAAATCTGGTTAGAGGTTAATCACTGA
- a CDS encoding DUF4351 domain-containing protein, with translation MIDHDRLFKELISTFFIEFLELFFPQIASTIDRDSIRFLPQEYFADLTSGEEKIIDLLVEVKQAGKEVGFLIHVEAQSYTEKECARRMFFYFARLYQKYLQKIYPIVIFSFDEPKREEAHTHTVEFTDLKVLEFNFASIQLNRLNWRDFLQQSNPVAAALMAKMQIKPQERPRVKAECLRLLATLRLDPARTRLISGFVDTYLNLNLQEEQRFQEEIGKLKEPDKEGIMEIVTSWERRASLQATRSLIIRLLNRRVGQLPETITSQIDNLSIQQLEALGEALLDFTNLTDLETWLEVNQ, from the coding sequence ATGATTGACCACGACAGATTATTTAAAGAACTTATCTCAACATTTTTTATTGAATTTCTCGAATTATTTTTTCCTCAAATTGCCAGCACAATCGATCGCGACTCTATTCGTTTTCTTCCCCAAGAGTATTTTGCAGATTTAACTTCTGGAGAAGAAAAAATTATTGATTTGTTGGTAGAAGTCAAGCAAGCAGGTAAAGAAGTAGGCTTTCTGATTCATGTCGAGGCTCAATCGTATACTGAAAAAGAATGTGCGCGTCGTATGTTCTTCTATTTTGCCCGGTTGTATCAAAAGTATTTACAGAAGATATATCCTATCGTCATATTTTCTTTTGATGAACCTAAGCGTGAGGAAGCGCATACACATACAGTAGAGTTTACTGATTTAAAGGTATTGGAGTTTAACTTTGCTTCAATTCAACTGAATCGTTTAAATTGGCGAGACTTTCTACAACAATCTAATCCAGTAGCAGCAGCTTTAATGGCAAAAATGCAAATTAAACCGCAAGAACGACCAAGAGTTAAAGCTGAGTGTTTGCGGTTATTAGCGACATTGCGATTAGATCCAGCAAGAACACGATTAATTTCTGGATTTGTCGATACATATTTGAACTTGAATCTTCAAGAAGAGCAAAGGTTTCAAGAAGAAATTGGTAAACTGAAAGAACCAGACAAAGAGGGAATTATGGAAATTGTTACGAGTTGGGAAAGACGGGCAAGTCTACAGGCAACGCGATCGCTTATTATTCGTCTGTTAAATCGACGAGTGGGACAACTGCCAGAAACAATAACTTCGCAAATTGACAATCTATCCATACAGCAACTAGAAGCTTTGGGAGAAGCACTACTCGATTTTACAAATCTAACTGACCTTGAAACTTGGCTAGAGGTCAATCAATGA
- a CDS encoding MBL fold metallo-hydrolase encodes MLFRQLFDKESSTYTYLIADPETKEAILVDSVLEQVERDLQVLRELGLTLRYCLETHIHADHITGADKLRELTGCLSIVPEKAATIGADDYTIDGAIMELGRVRIQAIATPGHTDTHMAYLVNGTHLLSGDALFIRGCGRTDFQNGDAGLLYDVVTQKLFALPEDTLVYPGHDYQGRTVSTIGEEKSWNPRFVGRSRNQFIELMNNLNLPYPKKMLAAVPANQFCGKVSMWEYQI; translated from the coding sequence ATGCTATTCCGCCAATTGTTCGACAAAGAGTCAAGTACTTATACTTATCTCATTGCTGACCCAGAAACTAAAGAAGCTATCTTGGTAGACTCTGTGTTGGAACAAGTCGAACGTGACCTTCAAGTCTTGCGAGAACTAGGACTGACTTTACGCTACTGTCTGGAGACCCATATTCATGCAGACCACATCACCGGAGCAGATAAATTAAGAGAATTGACGGGGTGTTTAAGTATTGTCCCTGAAAAAGCTGCAACTATAGGTGCTGATGACTACACTATAGATGGGGCAATAATGGAATTAGGAAGAGTAAGAATTCAAGCGATCGCAACTCCCGGACATACAGATACTCATATGGCATATCTCGTAAATGGAACTCATTTGTTAAGTGGAGATGCTTTGTTTATCCGAGGTTGTGGTCGTACCGACTTCCAAAACGGTGATGCTGGATTGCTGTATGATGTTGTGACTCAAAAGCTATTTGCCTTACCAGAAGATACTTTGGTGTATCCCGGTCATGACTATCAAGGACGAACAGTATCTACCATTGGAGAAGAAAAATCCTGGAATCCCCGGTTTGTCGGACGCAGCCGCAACCAGTTTATTGAACTCATGAATAACCTGAATCTCCCCTATCCTAAGAAAATGTTGGCAGCCGTACCAGCAAATCAATTTTGTGGCAAAGTTTCCATGTGGGAGTATCAGATTTAA